Below is a window of Desulfurococcus amylolyticus Z-533 DNA.
ATCTTCCCTTTTTCTCTTAGCCTCGTTTAATTCTTCCTCAATTTCCTTACGCTTATCTACTAGCTCAGATTCTATGTCTTGTAGCTCCCTTACTTTCCCCTCTATTTCTCTTTCTCTTCTCCTTAATTCTTCTAGTAACTCTGTATAACCAGTCGAAGCATTCTTGCCTAGATTAAGCGCTATTTTAGCTAGTTCGTTTCTCACATCTTTCAGCCTAGCCTCTTGTTTCCTAGCTTGCCCTATCCTGCTCTGTAACTCGCCTATTCTTCGCTCCATATCCCTAAGGCGATTCTGGTGCTCCTTTATTCTTTTATCTAGCTCATCACGCTCTTTTTGCTTCTCCACGAGTATTTTTTCAAGCTCTTTTAACTGCTTTTCTAATCTCTGCTTCTCTTCGAGTAGTTTCTCCTTGTTTTTGTCTTTAAGCTTTTTCTTCAGCCCATCGATTTTATCGGTTAATTCATCTATTTTATCCTTAATCATGTCTCTTACTGCATTGCTATTATTCTTATACTCCTTGTACTTGTATAGTCCCAGGGATCTCTCTATGATCTCGCCTCTCTCCTCGCTATCTAGACTGAGAATTTCATGTATGTTGAATTGGGGGGCATAGAGCACGCTTGTGAATAGGAGTGGTTTCTCCCTAGCCCTCTCTTTTATCCCGAGGATCTCCCGGATTCTCTTGTTCAATTCTTCTGTTCCGAGAATCAGGCTGTTTACTTTGATCAACTTATCCTCCTTTATGATGTATTCTTCAAGCCTATTCCGGTCAACATTAACCACGCTGTTACTACTTCTCTTGAATTCTCTTTCAACAAGGTATACCCTGCCTTCATGCTCGAATAAGAGTCGTATCCTACCCCTTAATGCATCAGCCCTCAATAGGTCTTTACCTGTTGGATATGCAAATGCCCTAAATGGATCCTTGCCCTCTTTTTGGAGCCCAAATAATGCCGCACTTATAGACATGAGTATGCTTGTTTTACCACTTCCTGTCTCGCCATGTATAACGGTTACCCCTTTCTTAGGGAACACTATGTACTCGTTCTTAAAGCTCCGTATATTTTCAAGCATTAATCCATAAATTCTCATCAGGGAGCCCCCTTAATCACAGGAGAATACTTTTTAGATCCTCCTTGCTGGATTTACCCTTATCCGGTTCACCGGGTTTCTCCTCTATTCTCCTTATATCATCTTCATGCTCAAACCACGCTGGTATATATACTGGTAATGGTTCTTTAATGGGGAGATCCGGCGTATAGAGATATCCCTCTCTATCATTGAGGAATGGGAGGGTTTCAGATGGTACTCCTATATCCTTTAGTAATTCAATATCGCTTCTACTCTTGGTCCTTAATACTATTAGGGTGTTGAAGTTGCCTAGTATCTGCTTCTCGATCATACTGGCAAGTTGCGTTATAGCTATAAGGCCAACGTTGAACTTACGGCCTTCCCTGGCTATCCTGGCAAAGGGGTTGAATGGGTTTTCAACCTTATCAGGGCTTAAATAGAGGGGGGCTTCCTCAGAGACTATGACCACAACGGGTTTTCTTGCCGACTCTTCAACACCAGCCATCAACCTGTTCTCGAAGATCTTCCTTGAGATGGTTAGAGCAATTAAGTCTGCTTGTTCATTACTAAGTTGCGAGACATCCAGGATGACTATGTTCCCGTTTTCGATGGTGTTAATGATTTCATCTATGTTCATCCCTGGTTCACTAGTAAACACTGCCCCGGGTTCACCAACACTATCAGATTTAACACCATGTATGGATACAATGCTTTTCCAGGGATAATTAAAGTCTCCTGGTTCACCGAGTTCACTAAGTTTTCCAAGGAATTTCACAAGTACCACTGCAAGCGATACAGGATCTTTCAATAACTGGTTAACTTTTACAATACTATTTGAATCATCTATCACATCTATATAGATGCTCTTCTTACTCATAGTGCTTGTATCAGTGATCTTCTCTCGCCTGATCTTCCATCCCATTATATTCAGGATGTTTCTTCTAATGATCCTGATGTGATGGGTATATATGCCTCTATCGATAAGCATTTTAAAGAGACCCTTCCTATCTTTTCCCTGGGCTCCCCTCTCATATACCACCATGTTAGCGTAGAGTAGTGGTATGAGAGCAATTAAGTTTCCATTCGGCTCGTTATCCGTACTTATGAATACACTACTTATTTTCCTCGCTATTTCATCACCGCTTTTCCCTAATTCATAGAAGATATTAGATATTATGTCGGCGAACTCCTCGAGCATCCCAGTCATTTCTATCCCCATACGTCTCTCAAGCAGAGCCATGAATTCTTTAAGCTCTATACTGCTGGCGTTTAATGGTGACTCAACAAGGCTGAATGTTTCATGGTGATAGCTTTTATCTTTATTGGCGTCTATGCTGGTTGTTAATCGAATCGCCTTAATTTCCACGTTGGAAAGCCATTTATTGTTGCGCAAAGCCGTATTCATATACCATATGAAGCCTTTTCCACTACTATATCCCTCAGTATATTCTCCATGCCTATCTATTATAAGCCATCCTACTTTCTCCTGGGACTCCAACGCGTATCTAATGAGTAATCCTTTCAGGCCGGAGGTTTTACCTGAACCGGTTTGACCAATTATAATAACGTGTTTTCTTAGCATATTCTTCAGGCTTACCTTGAACCCGGCCTCCCTAACATACTTTGATCCGCCATACCAGGTAGTGCCAGCTCTTAGGTATGCTATGGTTGATGTATCGTCTTTTTTCTCGCTTGTAAGCTCGCTGAGGGTCTTCAGTATCTCAAGGGCTTCGGTGTCACTGGGATCCAGGAGAAATACGGGTTGCATTAATCTAGGTGGCCTTCTCGGCTTTAGTAGAGTCGGCTTATTGTTGATACTGGATATCTCAAGGAACAGTGATGCGAGAACCCCCATCTCCTTGGATATATCGGTTAAAACGTTTTGACTTGGAGCCCGTATACTTGCAGGGGTTATAGGTATCCTTCCCTCGTAGCTTACTGTTTGAAGTATGATTGTCCTGTCTCCTTCTTTAACATATAATAGGTCGCCTAGTCCTGGATTATAATCTTGAGATGTAAGGGCCACCCTGATAGTATTACCCTCCAATTCATATATAAATCCTATCTTAATGGGCATGTAGATCACCTGTAACCATACCTCATTTTCAAGGTAGACTCGAAAACCTGTATTAAGGGATGGTCTTCCCTACCGGTGATGTCATGAAGCTTTACCAGGAATGATTGATATATGATCTTGGCTTTATGCTTATCTATTCTGACCTCCCTATCAACCTCCATGAATCCATAGGGCGGTAATCCCAGGATATTACTCCTTATGGCGAATACTTGTGGAAGAGTATAGTGTATTTTCTCAGCTAAGTGCTCTGCTAGTTTTTCATTGACTTTTACAGTGGGCTTGCTACCTTCATGAACTATATTTAACACGGGCTCCCTAGTATAGTATTCTGCGTGAAATATCTGCTTGAAATCGCCTGATACCGGTATTCTAAAGCTCCATATGCCTCCATCCTGGAATACTATCCTATTAAAAATTCTACTGGCCTCTTCAGCTACATCGACATCGAGCTTGGCGATAATATCCATTAATACATTAGCCGCTGCCCTAGCTGACTCGGAATCAACGTAGCCGTATACACCATTCTCTCGTTTCTCATACTTGTTGAATAAGTTAAAGGCTCTTGCAAGAGTTGTAAATTTCGACGTCTTAGAAATCCCAATAATGGAATCTAAGTGTGTTTCAAGAACAGCTTCATCTAACCCGGAGAGTGTTGAGAATATTCTATATCCACTTATCCGTGCACCTTTAACACTCAACCACCTGATCAATGTACCGTCTACGACGCCTATACAACCAGGTTTCCTACTGATTATCCTTGCGAGGTATCCTATCTCGATTAGTTGTGTGATATAACTGTGGATACGTTTCAGTATACGGGTTTTCCTAGCGATATTCATCCTTGAGCTTGCTAGATCCCTGTTTATTTTCTCCGAGAGTTCACTAGATATTTTATAGGAATCTCTTCCATCTAAAAACAGAGAATACCCTACGGGTTCCATGATGATCTTGAATGATAAATCCATGTCTTCCCTTTTCTCGGCACCAATGCTCGAGTAAACAATGATTGTCTCCGCTAATGGAGCCTCGGGATTACCTAGGTACTCACCTGGAAGAATTAGCTCTCCTTCTTTATTACGTATTAATGCACCAACGTTAACTATCGTAAGCGAGGAGACATCGGTCTCTAAATCCAATCTCCCCGAGTCAACGAATACCACGGGTTTTTCCTGGGATACTAATGGTATATATGCCGCCTTATAGAATTTCTCATATAACCTGTTTCTCTCTCTGACAATTATGTTCTCACGTGATCTTAGGTAATCGCTGTGCATCAGCTTAGCATATTTCTCCAGGATCTCTGAGAAGACATTCAAGTGTTCTCAGCCCCCCTTATAGGATTCCTGGAGAATACTCTTGATTTTCTCATAGAGTTCCTTATAATAGTATCTACCCCTTTCACCTTTTTCTTCGTAGAGTAGCCTCAGGATCTCCTTGATTTTCTCAATGGGGATCCTTAAGCCTAGTTTTCCAGCGTACTCGTTGAGGATTTTCTCTTCAATCTCCTCTATTGATAAACTACCTGTATCTACTTGATGGATGTCGTAGCCTGCGAAAACGTTTTCAACGCCGCTGACTTCAGGGAGTCTTAAGTATACCAGCTTATTATAGCTCCGCTGGATCTCCTGAATAAAGGAACGTAGCTCGTTTACCTGTTCATCCTTTAATCCTTCAACCTTAGCCTCGAATATGAATCCATGGTAATCTGCTCCGTCTTTAACAATACTTGATATGTGCTTCCTTAATTCATCAATACTAATATACGAGGCCTTCTCATACATTATCTTCGGGGATGATTCCAGCTCTACGGCTTCTACCAAGGGAAGATCTCCTTCTAAATCTACCATGAGGAATCTTCTCCTAACTCCTTTCCTCTCAAGTAGTGCTGTTTCCCTTAAGTCCTCAATATTCATGCCTATTGGTGCCCCGGGGTAAGCTATGTTGGATTTGAATTTTCTCTCCTGGGGTATCGGGATATGTATGTGGCCTAGTGCAACATATTTTATCCCAGAAGGCATTATCCTCCACAGTTCATTCTCAACGACATCTATCATACCATATTGCCTGTTGTAATCACGTGGCCTGAAACCAGCAAACTCCACGCTTACGTGTGCTAAGATGATTACATTATTCTCATTATTCTTCTTAACGAATTTCACCCGGTTTTCCTTAATATACTTTGACTCAGCCTGATTCCTGAAACCCGGTACACCATAGAAGTCATAGTCATTTATTCTCAAAGGATAAAGCAATAGGTGCCCCCCTATTTCCTCGTACCTGGCTAACTTGATTAACCCAGCTTCATTAAACAGGTCGAGCACACCTCTACCGCTTCTAGCATTATCGTGGTTTCCCGGTACAACAACCACCTCTATATTATTATCACGTAATTGCCTGAGATACCTGGCTACCTCTATCATTAAAGAGTAGCTTACATCATAATGGTCGAAGAAGTCACCCGAGATGAGCACAACAGCTTTTTCACGAATAGCTTTCTCCACTAGCTCCTTTAGAACATCTATGTAGAATCTGGCGAGGGGGCTCTCCCTGGAAAGTGAGCACCCTAAGTGCAGGTCTCCTGTATGAATAATCATCATGGATGACACACTCAAGGCAATAATATTTAGGATAGGGAGTGAAAAACCTTATTTGATTAAGACTAGGCTAAAACACCATAGAATTTGCGGGCAGCCTTCCTGAATTCCTCAACATTTGGGTTTATTAATGGGGGTTCCCCGGCTGTTTTCCTAATTATATCAGGATCCTTTAGGCCGTGTCCTGTGACTAGTACCACGATTACTTCATCCCTATCCACCTGTTTCTCCTCAATAGCCTTTATTAGGCCGGCTAAACCGGCTGCACCACTTGGCTCAGCGAATACGCCTTCAAGACTAGCCAGCATCTTCATTGAATCCAGTATTTCCTTATCGCTTACAACTACACCGTAACCATTGGTGGTGTATAAGGCCTTTAATCCGGCATCGCCATCCCATGGATAAGTGTCTTCTAGCCCGGTAGCTATTGTATCCGGCGGCTTCTCCCAGGGACGTATATTCATCGGATCAACCCTTTCTCTCCAAGCCCTTACAAAGGGGTGATTTCCCTCGGGCTGTACAGCTACTAGCTTAGGATACCGGTTTATCCATCCAACCATATTGAAGTCCCTGAACCCGTTGAAGACCCCGGTTAATAGGCTGGCTGCACCGGTTGGTACAAAAACTTGATCCGGAACCATCCATTTCAATTGCTCTACTATTTCCATAGAGATGGTCTTAGGTCCCTCCACCTGGTATGGGTTGAAGACGCCGAAGCTTGGACTCGGATAGAAGCCGTGTTCCTCATAGAGGATACGCATCATTTTAACCGTGGGATCCTCTGCTTCACTCCATCTAACCTTAAATACTTTGGCTCCATAATAGAGTAACTGGGCTATTTTACCATAGCCAGCGAAATCAGGGACAAATGCATAGACTTCTATACCGGCTTTAGCCCCATAGGCTGCTAGAGATGCGGCTGCATTACCACTGCTAGCGATCACTGCCTTCTTGAAGCCGAAGTACACGGCCATGGACACAGACACGCTCATTGCTCTATCCTTAAAGCTCCCAGTTGGGTTCCTTGTTTCATCCTTAAGATACAGGTTTCTCAGGCCCAACTTCTCTCCAAGTCTCCTCGCCTTTAGTAGGGGGGTACCCCCTTCACCAAGTGAGACAATATAGTCTCTGCTTGGCACTGGGAGGAATTCCATGTATCTCCACATGTTGAATGATCTTTGTGAGAGAATATCTCTATTAATGCTCTCAGCTATCGCTTCATAGTCATACACTATATCTAGCCTACCCAGATCCTTGCTGGGGCATGTCAATGGTTTCTCGCTTAGAAGTAGTCTTCTACCACACCTACTACACTTCAATTCTCTTACATACAATATCTTTACACCCCGGGTTCTTGAACTAAGATATTGAAGTGTTCTCCATATTAAGCATTACTTGATGAACACGTTAATAGGAAAACTAATATGGTACCAGTATCTTAGAATCAATAGTAGTGTTAACCCTGCTCTCTCTCCCATATGAACTCTACTGCTTCATCATGCTGAGGGACTTGGTGCGATCCCAGTTTCTTTATCTTCAATGCGGCGACAGCGTTACCATATTGAACGGCTTTTCTTAACATGTATCCACGTAGTATTCCTGTTATGAAGCCAGAAGCAAAAGCATCACCTGCACCGGTGGTGTCTATAACGTTTTCCACGAGATAAGCAGGTATTTCACCAGTGTATTCTTTTGAGAGGACATATACTCCTTTACTCCCCCTCTTCAATAATATTACTGCACTGGTTTCATTAGCTATCACCTTAGCAGCTTCTCTATAGTCGTCTATTCCCGTCATTAATCTCGCCTCCTTCTCGTTAAGCATGATGTAGTCTACATTAGCCACTACATCCTTTAAGTTGCTAAGTCCCTGTGAAGCGAGTACCCTGCCAGGATCCCATGAAATTGTTAGACCATGTTTCCTAGCTAGCTCAATAGCCCTTATGGTGGTATCTAGCCTAAGGCTAGCTATATGCATCCATCTAGCTCTTGATATAGCATATTCACTGATGTCGTCTGGCACTAGTTCTTCCGCTGCCCCCTTATACCCGTACATCATGATTTCCCCTCTATTATTTATAGCGACTATAGTAAAGCCTGTCTGCGTGAAACCTATTCTAAGCCCACTTATGTCGACTCCCTCCCTGAGTAATTCATCGACGATTATCCTACCGAAGCTGTCGAAGCCTACCCTAGCTATCAGGGAGGACTTCATGCCCAGCCTTCTCACACCTATAGCCACATTTACCGCCGAGCCTCCGGAACCCCATGACTGATTTAACACCTTGCTCTCCAAGTCTATCGTTGGGAACTCGTTCACAACTATCCGTATGTCGACTAGTGCGTGTCCTACTGTCACTACATCAATACTTTTATTCACCATGAACCACCATGTTTCTATACTCCCTTACTCAGCGTATTTGATAGCTTCTTCGGGCGGCATTTCCTCGTGTACGACCTTCATTATCGCTCTTATGGCACCGCCTGGGTTCTTATGCCTGAAAACGTTTCTTCCAACTACTACTCCTCTACCACCGGCTCTTATAACGTTTTCAACATCTCTGAGGAAGTCTATGAATCTCTCCCTGACAGCTCCACCGCTCATTAATACTGGTATACCTGATGCAGCCTCAACTACTTCTCTAAATGACTCCAGGCTACCCGTGTAGTACGTCTTGATTAAGTCTGCCCCGCTCTCGATAGCAGCTCTCACACCGTATTTGACTATTTCAACATCATACATGTTCTTTATCGCTGGCCCCCTTGGATAAGACAGCTGGAGACTGGGGTAGCCGTATTTCTCGGCAAGCCTCTTTACTTCGAACCATTGCCTCAGCATGGCGTCCTCGTATTGACTGCCCCAGTACACTGTGGCGGCAACTGCTTCAGCTCCTAGTGCCACAGCGTCTTCCACGTATCCAAAAATACTTTGAAGTAGTCTCTCATTCTCCGGCCTTAGATTGGTTTTACTGGTTATCTTGACTATTAGACTGGTTTTCCCAATCCATAGATCCCTAGTCATGAACGCTGTTGCCGGGAGCATCATTACAGCATCCACACCTGCCTCAATGATTTTACCTATTATTGTCCTTGGATTGATGTATTCACGGGGAAAGTCGCTGGGCCCGTGTTCAACACCGTGGTCGAATGCGAATACTACTCCTCTTCCACTAGGTAGCAATCTCTTAAGTCTGAGCTCCTTCCCAGCTATACTATAACTCATCATTGTTCACCTCCTTATCTAACTACAATTATTTAAAGGAGTTAATAATATTGTTCTCCCTATTTACGTATATGATTTATATAGTTATTTAAAGCATGAAGATCCGCCTTAATAATTCAATCCCTAGATAGGCGGCTGCAAAGACTATTACTGAGGCCACTAGGACACCGGTGTTAATGGCTATAATGGATCTTCTTCTATCAAGCCCAAGTATATATGCCACTAAACTACCTGTCCAAGCACCTGTTACTGGAAGCGGTATAGCAACGAAAACCATTAGTGCAATATAGGAGCTCCTCTTAATGCTGAGGGCTTTCCTTTCCCCAAGTTTCCTCAAGTACCCGTATGCCCTCTTAACAAGTAAGGGTATCCACGGTTTTTTAACCAGGTTATCAAGTAGGTCGAACAATGGGAATGCTATGAATGGAATACACATGTTTGATAGAGTAGCTATTAGAAAACCATATACTAGCGAGTAGATATCTCCCTTGGAGGCCACCAAGAAAAACGGTATGGCGCCACGTACCTCGCTCACAGGGGCTAAGCCTAGTATTATTGTCCAGAATACTATGGTTGGATTCATTGAAGCATGCCTCACGTACTATGGTATGATTAATTAATTAATTGAACATTTATTAGCTTATCTACCAACTTTCACATAAATAACCCTTCCAAGTGGGAGAATTTATTACATAAATTTTATATAACAGAAATTTTTATATACTAGTATCTACGAGTAATATATGTATAAGGTAAGGGGATACTATGAAGACAAATATCCTGATCGCGGTCTTCGTAATCCTAATAATAATAGCTGGTGCAGCAGGATTCTTCATAGGGCAATCCACGGCTCCAGCACAGGTTCAAAAACAATATACACCACCAGATAGGATAAAGGCTGCATGGATCTATGTTGGACCGGTTGGAGATGCTGGATGGTCCTACATGCATGACATAGGCAGGAAATACGTAGAGACATTATACAGTGGTTGGCTTGAGACAACATATGTTGAATCCGTTTCAGAGGATCAGTTGCTTGGAACAATAGATAGATTAGTTGCCAACGGGTACACGGTGATCTTCACGACATCCTTCGAATTCATGGATAAGACCATCGAAGCCGCTAAGAAGTATCCGAATGTAATGTTCTTCCACTGCTCCGGGTATAAGAGGGCCCCCAATGTAGGTACCTACTTCGCAGACCTATATCAGGTCTACTACTTAAATGGATTAATGGCAGGCGCCCTTACTAGAACAGGCCAGGTAGGTTATGTCGCGGCGTATTTAATACCTGAGGTTGTGAGACACCTAAACGCGTTTGCTATAGGTGCCAAGGAAGTAGGTGATGCACTGGGTAAGGATATCAAAGTGCATGTGATAGAGATAGGTGCATGGTATGATCCTACAAAGGCTAGGCAGGCTGCGGACACGTTGAAGACGCAGTACAATGTGGATGTACTTGCATTCACAGAGGACTCTACGGCTATTGTAGAGTATGGTGAGGCAAATGGTGTATACGTCTTCAGTCACTACGGCCCCATGTTGAAGTACGGGCCCAACTATGTTGTGAGTGGTCAGATCGTTAGGTGGGAAATAATATATGCTGACATACTAGCCAAGATAAAGGCTGGGATATATAGGCCGGATAACTTGGATAAGGTTGACTACTGGTATCTGTTGAGCTCTGGCGCGGTGGATCTAGGCGCCGATATCGCTCCTGATGGCAGTATAGTAATGATAAATCCAAAGTACATCGATATCTTAAAGAGCATACAGGTGAAAGATAAGTTAACTGGTGAAAATCTCAGCGTATACGATCTAGTTATGAGGAGATACTGGCAGATGAAAGGTGCCTTCACAATAGTACCATTGGAGGAAACAGCCTTAACACATGTATATGAAAACCTATCCTCTATAACCATTGACTGGGGTGGTAGGATAGGTACTAAACCATACCCGATAGCACCGGTATTCGACCCGTTCACAGGGCCATTCACAGCATACTGTCTATACACACCCGATAAGGCCACATCTACGTATTGTAAAGGTATGTCACAGGGTGCACAAATATCATTCCCACAGGGATATATTGCTGGACACGATGATTTATGGAACATGGATTACCTAGTATCATGGGTCATTAAACACTAATCGGGTTAATATCTAATATTATTTAAACACAACACGTTTTTTAATCCCTCTCCTCCTTATCATTTATACCAATAAGACGAGTAAATAATAGGGTGTCCTATAAAGTGGGCGAAAATAAACCACTAGTATCTGTGAGAAACATATCAAAGTCCTTCCCTGGTGGGATAATAGCATTGGATAATGTGAGTTTCGATATCTACAGGGGTGAAATAGTAGCATTGTTAGGGGAGAACGGTGCGGGGAAATCGACAATGGTGAAGATACTATATGGAATATACTTCCCTGATGAAGGCGAGATCTTTATTGATGGTAGAAAGACTGTATTCTACAATCCAGTAGACGCTATAAAACAAGGTATTGTAATGGTTTCACAGATACCGCAGCTCATAGATAGGTTAAGTATAAGGGAGAACCTTGTAATAGGATTAAGCATTCTCGGCTTCGGTAAACTAGCTAGGACTTCCAGGGTGGATAAAGTAATCGGAGAGATAAGTGGGAAACTTGGGATGAAAATAGACCCAGATACCATGGTGTGGAAACTGACGTATACGCAGAAGCAAATGATTGAAATACTGAGGGCCTTCCTTTTAAACGCTAAACTGGTAATCCTGGATGAAGCCTTAACATACTTGCCCCTAGAAGAGAGACGGAGATTCTACACGGTTCTAGACACGTTTAAGAAGAATGGGGGTTCCAGCTTAATTATAACGCATAAGATCACGGAGGCCATGGAGAT
It encodes the following:
- a CDS encoding ATP-binding protein is translated as MPIKIGFIYELEGNTIRVALTSQDYNPGLGDLLYVKEGDRTIILQTVSYEGRIPITPASIRAPSQNVLTDISKEMGVLASLFLEISSINNKPTLLKPRRPPRLMQPVFLLDPSDTEALEILKTLSELTSEKKDDTSTIAYLRAGTTWYGGSKYVREAGFKVSLKNMLRKHVIIIGQTGSGKTSGLKGLLIRYALESQEKVGWLIIDRHGEYTEGYSSGKGFIWYMNTALRNNKWLSNVEIKAIRLTTSIDANKDKSYHHETFSLVESPLNASSIELKEFMALLERRMGIEMTGMLEEFADIISNIFYELGKSGDEIARKISSVFISTDNEPNGNLIALIPLLYANMVVYERGAQGKDRKGLFKMLIDRGIYTHHIRIIRRNILNIMGWKIRREKITDTSTMSKKSIYIDVIDDSNSIVKVNQLLKDPVSLAVVLVKFLGKLSELGEPGDFNYPWKSIVSIHGVKSDSVGEPGAVFTSEPGMNIDEIINTIENGNIVILDVSQLSNEQADLIALTISRKIFENRLMAGVEESARKPVVVIVSEEAPLYLSPDKVENPFNPFARIAREGRKFNVGLIAITQLASMIEKQILGNFNTLIVLRTKSRSDIELLKDIGVPSETLPFLNDREGYLYTPDLPIKEPLPVYIPAWFEHEDDIRRIEEKPGEPDKGKSSKEDLKSILL
- the fba gene encoding class I fructose-bisphosphate aldolase; its protein translation is MMSYSIAGKELRLKRLLPSGRGVVFAFDHGVEHGPSDFPREYINPRTIIGKIIEAGVDAVMMLPATAFMTRDLWIGKTSLIVKITSKTNLRPENERLLQSIFGYVEDAVALGAEAVAATVYWGSQYEDAMLRQWFEVKRLAEKYGYPSLQLSYPRGPAIKNMYDVEIVKYGVRAAIESGADLIKTYYTGSLESFREVVEAASGIPVLMSGGAVRERFIDFLRDVENVIRAGGRGVVVGRNVFRHKNPGGAIRAIMKVVHEEMPPEEAIKYAE
- a CDS encoding carbohydrate kinase family protein, which gives rise to MVNKSIDVVTVGHALVDIRIVVNEFPTIDLESKVLNQSWGSGGSAVNVAIGVRRLGMKSSLIARVGFDSFGRIIVDELLREGVDISGLRIGFTQTGFTIVAINNRGEIMMYGYKGAAEELVPDDISEYAISRARWMHIASLRLDTTIRAIELARKHGLTISWDPGRVLASQGLSNLKDVVANVDYIMLNEKEARLMTGIDDYREAAKVIANETSAVILLKRGSKGVYVLSKEYTGEIPAYLVENVIDTTGAGDAFASGFITGILRGYMLRKAVQYGNAVAALKIKKLGSHQVPQHDEAVEFIWEREQG
- a CDS encoding DNA repair exonuclease, with amino-acid sequence MMIIHTGDLHLGCSLSRESPLARFYIDVLKELVEKAIREKAVVLISGDFFDHYDVSYSLMIEVARYLRQLRDNNIEVVVVPGNHDNARSGRGVLDLFNEAGLIKLARYEEIGGHLLLYPLRINDYDFYGVPGFRNQAESKYIKENRVKFVKKNNENNVIILAHVSVEFAGFRPRDYNRQYGMIDVVENELWRIMPSGIKYVALGHIHIPIPQERKFKSNIAYPGAPIGMNIEDLRETALLERKGVRRRFLMVDLEGDLPLVEAVELESSPKIMYEKASYISIDELRKHISSIVKDGADYHGFIFEAKVEGLKDEQVNELRSFIQEIQRSYNKLVYLRLPEVSGVENVFAGYDIHQVDTGSLSIEEIEEKILNEYAGKLGLRIPIEKIKEILRLLYEEKGERGRYYYKELYEKIKSILQESYKGG
- a CDS encoding COG2426 family protein; translated protein: MNPTIVFWTIILGLAPVSEVRGAIPFFLVASKGDIYSLVYGFLIATLSNMCIPFIAFPLFDLLDNLVKKPWIPLLVKRAYGYLRKLGERKALSIKRSSYIALMVFVAIPLPVTGAWTGSLVAYILGLDRRRSIIAINTGVLVASVIVFAAAYLGIELLRRIFML
- a CDS encoding BMP family ABC transporter substrate-binding protein, with the translated sequence MKTNILIAVFVILIIIAGAAGFFIGQSTAPAQVQKQYTPPDRIKAAWIYVGPVGDAGWSYMHDIGRKYVETLYSGWLETTYVESVSEDQLLGTIDRLVANGYTVIFTTSFEFMDKTIEAAKKYPNVMFFHCSGYKRAPNVGTYFADLYQVYYLNGLMAGALTRTGQVGYVAAYLIPEVVRHLNAFAIGAKEVGDALGKDIKVHVIEIGAWYDPTKARQAADTLKTQYNVDVLAFTEDSTAIVEYGEANGVYVFSHYGPMLKYGPNYVVSGQIVRWEIIYADILAKIKAGIYRPDNLDKVDYWYLLSSGAVDLGADIAPDGSIVMINPKYIDILKSIQVKDKLTGENLSVYDLVMRRYWQMKGAFTIVPLEETALTHVYENLSSITIDWGGRIGTKPYPIAPVFDPFTGPFTAYCLYTPDKATSTYCKGMSQGAQISFPQGYIAGHDDLWNMDYLVSWVIKH
- a CDS encoding threonine synthase → MYVRELKCSRCGRRLLLSEKPLTCPSKDLGRLDIVYDYEAIAESINRDILSQRSFNMWRYMEFLPVPSRDYIVSLGEGGTPLLKARRLGEKLGLRNLYLKDETRNPTGSFKDRAMSVSVSMAVYFGFKKAVIASSGNAAASLAAYGAKAGIEVYAFVPDFAGYGKIAQLLYYGAKVFKVRWSEAEDPTVKMMRILYEEHGFYPSPSFGVFNPYQVEGPKTISMEIVEQLKWMVPDQVFVPTGAASLLTGVFNGFRDFNMVGWINRYPKLVAVQPEGNHPFVRAWRERVDPMNIRPWEKPPDTIATGLEDTYPWDGDAGLKALYTTNGYGVVVSDKEILDSMKMLASLEGVFAEPSGAAGLAGLIKAIEEKQVDRDEVIVVLVTGHGLKDPDIIRKTAGEPPLINPNVEEFRKAARKFYGVLA